A window of the Bos indicus x Bos taurus breed Angus x Brahman F1 hybrid chromosome X, Bos_hybrid_MaternalHap_v2.0, whole genome shotgun sequence genome harbors these coding sequences:
- the LOC113887265 gene encoding melanoma-associated antigen D4 isoform X2, translating into MAEGSYRKESEGYNVEDMDEGSDEVGEEDMVEGNDYEEFGAFGGYGALTSFDIRILRAFGSLGPGFRILANEPWELENPVLARTLLEAFRMDPETLANETAARAANVARAAASNQAARAAATAARATYNQVVTNHHPVATHQASGGDTQPMTSAAQAPAATPETSVASPHSSRMLVNSEMAAPGAPARSPQPQTSSQAQEAAAEGPSTACAFPQASRASEMDATRPKTAFLGQNDAFDFSQPAGVSGMAFPRPKRPAPAQEAATEGPSVASRGTQAASAGEGAATRPKTTKSGKALAKTRWVEPQNVVAAAAAKAKMATSIPEPESAAATSQQSAEPWARMGGKRTKKSKHLDDEYESGEEEREPPAVPPTWRASQPLLTTARPQVAPRPSMALRSQVPSRHVLCLPPRNVTLLQERANKLVKYLMIKDYKKIPIKRSDMLKDVIREYDEHFPEIIERATYTLEKKFGIHLKEIDKEEHLYILVCTRDSSARLLGKTKDTPRLSLLLVILGVIFMNGNRASEAVLWEALRKMGLRPGVRHPFLGDLRKLITEDFVKQKYLEYKKVPNSSPPEYEFLWGLRACHETSKMRVLRFIAQYQNRDPREWRAHFLEAVDDAFKTMDVDMAEEHARAQMRAQMNIGEEALIGRWSWDDIQVELLTWDEDGDFGDAWSRIPFAFWARYHQYILNSNRANRRGTWRAGVSSGTNGAASASMLDGPSTSSTIRTRNAARTSASFFSWIQ; encoded by the exons ATGGCAGAGGGAAGCTACCGCAAGGAATCTGAAGGGTACAACGTTGAAGACATGGACGAGGGTAGTGATGAAGTCGGGGAGGAAGACATGGTTGAAGGCAACGACTATGAAGAATTTGGTGCTTTCGGAGGCTACGGCGCCCTCACCAGCTTTGACATCCGCATCCTCAGAGCCTTTGGGAGCTTGGGTCCAGGCTTTCGCATCTTAGCG AATGAGCCCTGGGAACTGGAAAACCCAGTGCTGGCCAGAACTCTGCTGGAGGCATTTCGGATGGATCCAGAAACACTTGCCAATGAGACGGCTGCCCGTGCTGCCAACGTAGCCCGGGCCGCCGCCTCTAACCAAGCTGCTCGGGCCGCTGCCACTGCTGCCCGTGCCACCTACAATCAGGTGGTCACTAACCACCACCCGGTGGCCACACACCAGGCGTCAGGAGGCGATACCCAGCCCATGACATCTGCTGCCCAGGCTCCGGCAGCCACCCCTGAGACAAGCGTCGCTTCTCCGCACAGCTCCCGGATGCTAGTCAATAGCGAGATGGCTGCCCCTGGGGCTCCAGCAAGGTCTCCACAGCCGCAGACATCCTCCCAGGCCCAGGAGGCTGCGGCCGAGGGCCCTAGTACGGCCTGTGCTTTCCCCCAGGCCTCGCGTGCAAGTGAGATGGATGCCACCCGGCCCAAGACAGCCTTCCTGGGTCAGAACGACGCCTTTGATTTCAGCCAGCCGGCAGGTGTCAGTGGCATGGCCTTCCCACGCCCCAAGAGACCTGCCCCGGCCCAAGAGGCTGCCACAGAGGGCCCCAGTGTTGCCTCCAGGGGCACCCAGGCAGCCTCTGCCGGGGAGGGGGCGGCCACCCGGCCCAAGACGACCAAGTCCGGGAAGGCTCTCGCCAAGACTCGCTGGGTGGAGCCTCAGAATGTTGTGGCAGCAGCTGCCGCCAAGGCCAAGATGGCCACGAGCATCCCTGAGCCTGAGAGTGCAGCTGCCACTTCTCAGCAGAGTGCGGAGCCCTGGGCCAGAATGGGAGGCAAGAGGACAAAGAAG TCCAAGCACCTGGATGACGAATATGAGAGCGGCGAGGAGGAGAGAGAGCCTCCTGCGGTCCCACCAACCTGGAGGGCATCGCAGCCCCTGCTGACGACTGCGCGGCCTCAGGTGGCCCCTCGGCCCTCCATGGCCCTGAGGTCCCAGGTACCCTCAAGGCACGTGCTGTGCTTGCCACCCCGCAATGTGACCCTTCTGCAAGAGAGG gcaaataaGTTGGTGAAATATCTGATGATTAAAGACTACAAGAAGATCCCCATCAAGCGCTCAG ACATGCTGAAGGATGTCATCCGAGAATATGACGAACACTTCCCTGAGATCATTGAACGAGCAACGTACACTCTGGAAAAG AAGTTCGGGATCCACCTGAAGGAAATTGACAAGGAAGAGCACCTGTACATTCTCGTCTGCACACGGGATTCGTCAGCCCGCCTCCTGGGAAA GACCAAGGATACTCCCAGGCTGAGTCTCCTCTTGGTGATTCTGGGTGTCATCTTCATGAACGGCAACCGCGCCAGCGAGG CTGTCCTCTGGGAGGCACTCCGCAAGATGGGACTGCGCCCCGG GGTGAGGCACCCATTCCTTGGCGATCTGAGGAAACTCATTACAGAGGACTTTGTGAAGCAGAA GTACTTGGAATACAAGAAGGTCCCCAATAGCAGCCCACCCGAGTATGAGTTTCTCTGGGGTCTGCGCGCCTGCCATGAGACCAGCAAGATGAGGGTGCTGAGATTCATCGCCCAG TATCAGAACCGAGACCCCCGGGAATGGAGGGCTCATTTCTTGGAGGCTGTGGATGATGCTTTCAAGACGATGGATGTGGATATGGCCGAGGAGCATGCCAGGGCCCAGATGAGGGCCCAGATGAACATCGGGGAGGAAGCTCTGATTGGACGGTGGAGCTGGGACGATATCCAGGTGGAGCTCCTGACCTGGGATGAGGACGGAGATTTTGGCGACGCCTGGTCCAGGATCCCCTTCGCTTTCTGGGCCAGATACCATCAGTACATTCTGAATAGCAACCGTGCCAACAGGAGAGGTACCTGGAGGGCTGGTGTCAGCAGTGGCACCAATGGCGCGGCCAGCGCCAGCATGCTCGATGGCCCCAGCACCAGCTCCACCATCCGGACCAGAAACGCCGCCAGAACTAGTGCCAGCTTCTTCTCCTGGATTCAGTAA
- the LOC113887265 gene encoding melanoma-associated antigen D4 isoform X1, with translation MAEGSYRKESEGYNVEDMDEGSDEVGEEDMVEGNDYEEFGAFGGYGALTSFDIRILRAFGSLGPGFRILANEPWELENPVLARTLLEAFRMDPETLANETAARAANVARAAASNQAARAAATAARATYNQVVTNHHPVATHQASGGDTQPMTSAAQAPAATPETSVASPHSSRMLVNSEMAAPGAPARSPQPQTSSQAQEAAAEGPSTACAFPQASRASEMDATRPKTAFLGQNDAFDFSQPAGVSGMAFPRPKRPAPAQEAATEGPSVASRGTQAASAGEGAATRPKTTKSGKALAKTRWVEPQNVVAAAAAKAKMATSIPEPESAAATSQQSAEPWARMGGKRTKKSKHLDDEYESGEEEREPPAVPPTWRASQPLLTTARPQVAPRPSMALRSQVPSRHVLCLPPRNVTLLQERANKLVKYLMIKDYKKIPIKRSDMLKDVIREYDEHFPEIIERATYTLEKKFGIHLKEIDKEEHLYILVCTRDSSARLLGKTKDTPRLSLLLVILGVIFMNGNRASEAVLWEALRKMGLRPGVRHPFLGDLRKLITEDFVKQKYLEYKKVPNSSPPEYEFLWGLRACHETSKMRVLRFIAQYQNRDPREWRAHFLEAVDDAFKTMDVDMAEEHARAQMRAQMNIGEEALIGRWSWDDIQVELLTWDEDGDFGDAWSRIPFAFWARYHQYILNSNRANRRGTWRAGVSSGTNGAASASMLDGPSTSSTIRTRNAARTSASFFSWIQQP, from the exons ATGGCAGAGGGAAGCTACCGCAAGGAATCTGAAGGGTACAACGTTGAAGACATGGACGAGGGTAGTGATGAAGTCGGGGAGGAAGACATGGTTGAAGGCAACGACTATGAAGAATTTGGTGCTTTCGGAGGCTACGGCGCCCTCACCAGCTTTGACATCCGCATCCTCAGAGCCTTTGGGAGCTTGGGTCCAGGCTTTCGCATCTTAGCG AATGAGCCCTGGGAACTGGAAAACCCAGTGCTGGCCAGAACTCTGCTGGAGGCATTTCGGATGGATCCAGAAACACTTGCCAATGAGACGGCTGCCCGTGCTGCCAACGTAGCCCGGGCCGCCGCCTCTAACCAAGCTGCTCGGGCCGCTGCCACTGCTGCCCGTGCCACCTACAATCAGGTGGTCACTAACCACCACCCGGTGGCCACACACCAGGCGTCAGGAGGCGATACCCAGCCCATGACATCTGCTGCCCAGGCTCCGGCAGCCACCCCTGAGACAAGCGTCGCTTCTCCGCACAGCTCCCGGATGCTAGTCAATAGCGAGATGGCTGCCCCTGGGGCTCCAGCAAGGTCTCCACAGCCGCAGACATCCTCCCAGGCCCAGGAGGCTGCGGCCGAGGGCCCTAGTACGGCCTGTGCTTTCCCCCAGGCCTCGCGTGCAAGTGAGATGGATGCCACCCGGCCCAAGACAGCCTTCCTGGGTCAGAACGACGCCTTTGATTTCAGCCAGCCGGCAGGTGTCAGTGGCATGGCCTTCCCACGCCCCAAGAGACCTGCCCCGGCCCAAGAGGCTGCCACAGAGGGCCCCAGTGTTGCCTCCAGGGGCACCCAGGCAGCCTCTGCCGGGGAGGGGGCGGCCACCCGGCCCAAGACGACCAAGTCCGGGAAGGCTCTCGCCAAGACTCGCTGGGTGGAGCCTCAGAATGTTGTGGCAGCAGCTGCCGCCAAGGCCAAGATGGCCACGAGCATCCCTGAGCCTGAGAGTGCAGCTGCCACTTCTCAGCAGAGTGCGGAGCCCTGGGCCAGAATGGGAGGCAAGAGGACAAAGAAG TCCAAGCACCTGGATGACGAATATGAGAGCGGCGAGGAGGAGAGAGAGCCTCCTGCGGTCCCACCAACCTGGAGGGCATCGCAGCCCCTGCTGACGACTGCGCGGCCTCAGGTGGCCCCTCGGCCCTCCATGGCCCTGAGGTCCCAGGTACCCTCAAGGCACGTGCTGTGCTTGCCACCCCGCAATGTGACCCTTCTGCAAGAGAGG gcaaataaGTTGGTGAAATATCTGATGATTAAAGACTACAAGAAGATCCCCATCAAGCGCTCAG ACATGCTGAAGGATGTCATCCGAGAATATGACGAACACTTCCCTGAGATCATTGAACGAGCAACGTACACTCTGGAAAAG AAGTTCGGGATCCACCTGAAGGAAATTGACAAGGAAGAGCACCTGTACATTCTCGTCTGCACACGGGATTCGTCAGCCCGCCTCCTGGGAAA GACCAAGGATACTCCCAGGCTGAGTCTCCTCTTGGTGATTCTGGGTGTCATCTTCATGAACGGCAACCGCGCCAGCGAGG CTGTCCTCTGGGAGGCACTCCGCAAGATGGGACTGCGCCCCGG GGTGAGGCACCCATTCCTTGGCGATCTGAGGAAACTCATTACAGAGGACTTTGTGAAGCAGAA GTACTTGGAATACAAGAAGGTCCCCAATAGCAGCCCACCCGAGTATGAGTTTCTCTGGGGTCTGCGCGCCTGCCATGAGACCAGCAAGATGAGGGTGCTGAGATTCATCGCCCAG TATCAGAACCGAGACCCCCGGGAATGGAGGGCTCATTTCTTGGAGGCTGTGGATGATGCTTTCAAGACGATGGATGTGGATATGGCCGAGGAGCATGCCAGGGCCCAGATGAGGGCCCAGATGAACATCGGGGAGGAAGCTCTGATTGGACGGTGGAGCTGGGACGATATCCAGGTGGAGCTCCTGACCTGGGATGAGGACGGAGATTTTGGCGACGCCTGGTCCAGGATCCCCTTCGCTTTCTGGGCCAGATACCATCAGTACATTCTGAATAGCAACCGTGCCAACAGGAGAGGTACCTGGAGGGCTGGTGTCAGCAGTGGCACCAATGGCGCGGCCAGCGCCAGCATGCTCGATGGCCCCAGCACCAGCTCCACCATCCGGACCAGAAACGCCGCCAGAACTAGTGCCAGCTTCTTCTCCTGGATTCA GCAGCCCTGA